One segment of candidate division KSB1 bacterium DNA contains the following:
- the rsgA gene encoding ribosome small subunit-dependent GTPase A: MLATFGWNDFFEAQFAPYRDKGFAAGRVAVAHRRAYRLYTAQGEMPAEAAGKLFYEAQGSGDLPAVGDWVVVRRLPGEHKAVILAVLPRKSKFSRKAAGEHTEEQIVAANIDTVFLVSSLNQDFNLRRIERYLALAWESGAQPVIVLNKADLCPEVGARLADVAAVAPGVEVRVVSAVTGQGLAGLKEYLRDHKTVAFLGSSGVGKSSLINRLLGEQRLKTREIRATDDRGRHATSQRELILVPGGGLVIDTPGMRELQFWEAGEGLQEVFEEIEAFAAGCRFNDCQHENEPDCAVQAALARGEIDPGRLANFKKLQQEVQLLQRKQDYRARLREKWRRKTLHKALRSHLKQKYRG; encoded by the coding sequence GTGCTCGCAACATTCGGCTGGAATGATTTCTTCGAGGCGCAGTTCGCGCCCTATCGCGACAAGGGCTTTGCCGCCGGACGCGTGGCGGTCGCGCATCGCCGCGCCTACCGCCTCTACACCGCACAGGGTGAAATGCCGGCCGAAGCCGCCGGCAAACTGTTCTATGAAGCACAGGGCAGCGGGGATTTGCCGGCGGTCGGCGATTGGGTGGTCGTGCGGCGGTTGCCGGGCGAACACAAGGCGGTCATCCTTGCCGTGTTGCCGCGCAAAAGCAAGTTCTCCCGCAAAGCCGCCGGTGAGCACACCGAAGAGCAGATTGTCGCCGCCAACATCGACACCGTGTTCCTGGTCAGCTCGCTGAATCAGGATTTCAACCTGCGCCGCATCGAGCGCTACCTGGCGCTGGCGTGGGAGAGCGGCGCGCAACCGGTGATCGTGCTCAACAAGGCGGATCTCTGTCCCGAGGTCGGGGCCCGGCTTGCCGATGTTGCGGCCGTGGCACCCGGCGTCGAGGTGCGCGTGGTGAGTGCGGTTACCGGCCAGGGGCTGGCCGGGCTGAAGGAGTACTTGCGCGATCACAAGACCGTGGCGTTTCTGGGCTCCTCCGGTGTCGGCAAATCCTCCCTGATCAACCGCCTGCTGGGCGAGCAGCGCCTGAAAACCCGCGAGATTCGCGCGACCGACGATCGCGGCCGCCACGCCACCTCGCAGCGCGAGCTGATTCTGGTGCCGGGCGGCGGCCTGGTGATCGACACGCCCGGCATGCGCGAACTGCAGTTTTGGGAGGCCGGCGAAGGCCTGCAGGAAGTCTTTGAAGAAATCGAAGCCTTCGCCGCCGGCTGCCGGTTCAACGATTGCCAGCATGAAAACGAGCCGGACTGCGCCGTGCAAGCGGCGCTCGCACGCGGCGAGATCGATCCCGGCCGCCTTGCCAATTTCAAAAAGCTGCAGCAGGAAGTGCAGCTCCTGCAGCGCAAGCAGGATTACCGCGCCCGCCTCCGCGAAAAGTGGCGCCGTAAAACCCTGCACAAGGCCCTGCGCTCGCACCTGAAACAAAAATACCGCGGTTGA